One segment of Anatilimnocola aggregata DNA contains the following:
- a CDS encoding secondary thiamine-phosphate synthase enzyme YjbQ, with product MRSVTKELWMNVPQRRGIVSLQREVERLVAESGIQEGLVLVNAMHITASVFINDNESGLHHDYEVWLEKLAPFDSSSDRYHHNRTGEDNADAHLKRQVMGREVVVAITGGKLHLGPWEHIFYFEFDGNRAKRVLIKLLGE from the coding sequence ATGAGATCCGTCACCAAAGAACTTTGGATGAACGTACCGCAGCGCCGCGGCATAGTATCACTTCAGCGCGAAGTCGAACGCCTCGTGGCCGAGAGCGGCATTCAGGAGGGACTCGTCCTCGTGAACGCCATGCACATCACGGCGAGTGTGTTCATTAACGACAACGAGAGTGGGCTGCATCACGACTACGAGGTATGGCTAGAGAAGCTGGCGCCGTTTGATTCATCGAGCGATCGGTATCACCACAATCGCACGGGCGAAGACAACGCCGATGCTCACCTCAAGCGGCAGGTGATGGGGCGAGAAGTAGTCGTCGCCATCACTGGCGGCAAATTGCACCTGGGGCCGTGGGAACACATCTTCTACTTTGAGTTCGACGGAAACCGGGCGAAACGTGTGTTAATCAAGCTCCTTGGGGAGTAA
- the hemE gene encoding uroporphyrinogen decarboxylase yields MSNTSGLTGLRVASLESRKQEEIARLIEKFGGQPFVSASLREVPISENREAIDFAQSVVTGGIDVMILLTGVGFRHLLAAVEKHVDRQRFLNSLADIVTICRGPKPVVAMSEVGLKPTHRVPEPNTWRELLATIDAGIPVINQNVGLQEYGVTNRSLIAGLEARGARVVPVRVYQWELPIDIASLEQNIRALCAGERDVLMFTSAHQAVNLLRIAEQLHLLDQLREALKKTVVVSIGPTTSEMLREHDLPVDIEPEHPKMGSMVMAAAEQAAELLANKRRAVISFASADSPPLDKNAAWYNSPFMKACRLEPTNVTPVWLMRQAGRYMEEYRQVRGQTSFLDLCKNPQLCSEVMCTAVRKLGVDAAIIFSDLLPILEPMGLELEFAKGEGPIIYNPVRAPADVDRVEELEDLSELEFVFETVRQTRADLPADLPLIGFAGAPFTLASYTIEGGSSRTYQHTKALMYRDEGAWRTLMTRLARTVTRYLNAQIKAGAQAVQIFDSWVGCLGPDDYRRYVMPYSKMIIDGVTPGVPVINFAAGNPALLPLIAQTGGHVIGIDWRVRLDDAWKTVGYDRAVQGNLDPLVLLGEQKEIRRRVKEVLDQAAGRPGHIFNLGHGVVQQTPVENAVAIIEMVHELSQR; encoded by the coding sequence ATGAGCAATACATCGGGATTAACGGGCCTGCGGGTAGCTTCGCTGGAGAGTCGAAAGCAGGAAGAAATTGCGCGCCTCATCGAGAAATTCGGCGGCCAGCCGTTCGTCAGTGCCAGCCTGCGCGAAGTGCCGATCAGCGAGAATCGCGAGGCGATCGACTTTGCCCAGAGTGTGGTGACCGGCGGCATCGACGTCATGATTCTGCTGACGGGCGTCGGCTTTCGTCACTTGCTCGCGGCGGTCGAAAAGCACGTCGACCGACAGCGGTTCCTCAATAGCCTGGCCGATATCGTCACGATCTGCCGCGGGCCGAAGCCGGTCGTCGCGATGAGCGAAGTCGGACTGAAGCCGACGCATCGGGTGCCGGAACCGAATACCTGGCGCGAATTGCTGGCAACGATCGACGCCGGCATTCCGGTCATCAATCAAAATGTGGGGCTCCAAGAATACGGCGTCACCAATCGCAGCCTGATTGCCGGCCTCGAAGCGCGCGGAGCCCGCGTCGTACCTGTGCGCGTGTATCAGTGGGAACTGCCGATCGATATTGCTTCGCTCGAACAAAACATTCGAGCCCTATGTGCCGGCGAACGTGACGTACTGATGTTTACCTCGGCGCATCAGGCAGTGAATTTGCTGCGGATTGCCGAGCAATTGCATTTGCTCGATCAGCTGCGCGAGGCTTTGAAGAAGACTGTCGTCGTTTCGATTGGACCGACCACCAGCGAGATGCTTCGCGAACACGATTTGCCCGTCGACATCGAACCCGAGCATCCCAAGATGGGCTCGATGGTGATGGCAGCTGCCGAACAGGCGGCTGAGCTGCTCGCCAACAAACGGCGAGCAGTGATTTCGTTCGCCTCGGCCGACAGCCCACCACTCGATAAAAACGCAGCCTGGTATAACAGTCCATTCATGAAGGCTTGCCGTCTGGAGCCAACGAACGTCACTCCGGTGTGGTTGATGCGCCAGGCCGGTCGCTACATGGAAGAGTATCGCCAGGTCCGCGGGCAGACGTCGTTCCTCGACCTCTGTAAGAATCCACAGCTATGCAGCGAAGTGATGTGTACCGCGGTTCGCAAGCTGGGTGTCGATGCAGCAATCATCTTCTCGGACTTATTGCCGATTCTCGAACCCATGGGTCTCGAACTGGAATTCGCCAAAGGTGAAGGGCCGATCATCTATAACCCGGTTCGAGCTCCTGCCGATGTCGACCGCGTGGAAGAGCTTGAAGACCTGAGCGAACTAGAATTCGTCTTCGAAACCGTGCGTCAAACTCGCGCGGACCTGCCGGCCGACTTGCCGCTGATTGGTTTCGCCGGTGCGCCATTCACGCTGGCCAGTTACACCATTGAAGGGGGCAGCAGCCGTACCTATCAGCACACGAAGGCCCTCATGTATCGCGATGAGGGAGCCTGGCGCACGTTGATGACGCGCCTGGCGCGTACCGTCACCCGCTATCTCAACGCGCAGATCAAAGCGGGCGCACAGGCCGTGCAGATTTTCGATTCTTGGGTCGGCTGCCTCGGGCCCGATGACTATCGCCGCTATGTAATGCCCTATTCGAAGATGATTATCGATGGCGTCACGCCGGGTGTGCCCGTGATTAACTTCGCAGCCGGCAACCCAGCTCTCTTGCCGCTGATTGCTCAAACCGGCGGGCACGTGATTGGCATCGACTGGCGCGTGCGGCTCGACGATGCCTGGAAGACGGTCGGATACGACCGCGCGGTGCAAGGAAATCTCGATCCGCTGGTGCTTCTAGGTGAGCAGAAAGAGATTCGCCGCCGTGTGAAGGAAGTGCTCGATCAGGCAGCTGGCCGACCGGGACACATTTTCAATCTGGGCCACGGCGTTGTGCAGCAAACGCCGGTTGAAAATGCCGTGGCCATCATTGAAATGGTGCACGAATTGAGTCAGCGCTAG
- a CDS encoding Gfo/Idh/MocA family protein — translation MNSRREWLAGAGLAGAGLLAASTPAKIAAAKEQAAAGKVFRIGVISASIEGKTQRTNGHTWHFCHPFHPEVNQDVIKKTLDPGSTRIFAEYFRNPKLNFGLMPFPNTRLTHVYDADRASAELFASAYPGVQVVDSVEKMVPEVDAVWLGDASGTGSDHFDLIAPALEKGLPSFVDKPIGKTVKGTRQILELAKKHNAKLMSSSLFRHQWGTAEGLRLKETKDIGPLQFVQACQAGGWTLPSWFIYGQHPVWMVETLCGPGVESVSMLAKENACHAMLTYADRMPAEVWYGRPDIVGLYCETKVHFPKKTHTWTPAIDGNYWLGHSYQMMNMANAFRGMLETGVEPVPHNEILEVTAIIHAAAKSLNEKSRLVDLAEVME, via the coding sequence ATGAATAGCAGGCGGGAATGGTTGGCGGGGGCGGGATTGGCCGGGGCTGGCTTATTGGCCGCAAGCACTCCGGCGAAGATTGCCGCGGCGAAGGAACAAGCTGCTGCCGGAAAGGTGTTTCGCATTGGCGTTATATCGGCGAGCATCGAGGGAAAGACGCAGCGAACAAACGGGCACACGTGGCACTTTTGCCATCCGTTTCATCCCGAAGTGAATCAGGACGTCATTAAGAAGACGCTCGATCCTGGTTCGACGCGGATTTTCGCCGAGTACTTTCGCAACCCGAAGTTGAACTTCGGCCTGATGCCATTTCCTAACACGCGGCTGACGCATGTCTATGATGCTGACCGCGCGAGTGCCGAATTGTTTGCCAGTGCTTACCCCGGGGTACAGGTCGTCGACTCGGTCGAAAAAATGGTACCGGAAGTCGACGCCGTCTGGCTGGGTGATGCCTCGGGCACTGGTAGCGATCATTTCGATCTGATCGCCCCCGCCCTGGAGAAAGGCCTGCCGTCGTTCGTCGATAAACCCATCGGCAAAACCGTGAAGGGGACTCGGCAGATCCTGGAACTGGCAAAAAAGCACAACGCTAAGCTGATGTCGTCGAGCCTGTTTCGCCATCAATGGGGCACCGCTGAAGGCCTCCGCCTGAAAGAAACGAAGGACATCGGCCCGCTACAGTTCGTTCAAGCTTGCCAGGCCGGCGGTTGGACGCTTCCCTCGTGGTTCATCTATGGCCAGCACCCGGTCTGGATGGTCGAAACACTTTGCGGCCCGGGCGTTGAAAGCGTAAGCATGCTCGCCAAAGAAAATGCCTGTCATGCGATGTTGACCTACGCCGACCGCATGCCGGCTGAGGTCTGGTATGGCCGGCCAGATATTGTGGGCCTGTACTGCGAGACAAAGGTCCATTTTCCCAAGAAGACGCACACTTGGACGCCAGCCATTGATGGCAACTACTGGCTCGGGCATTCCTACCAAATGATGAACATGGCCAATGCTTTTCGCGGGATGCTGGAAACCGGTGTTGAACCAGTTCCGCACAACGAGATTCTGGAAGTGACTGCCATTATCCATGCAGCTGCCAAATCGCTGAATGAAAAGAGCCGCCTAGTCGACCTGGCCGAAGTAATGGAGTGA
- a CDS encoding DEAD/DEAH box helicase — translation MKEDSPQRRPAEKSRRSEQPTSDQPNTRRAGSESRERPRAERPSGERPVRDRENAAPREPRPARAPASEDRQRPARVEQDRGASRDSGRQGGGNPRSNTRPNERRPAGPAPTQSEPPRSESRPATAPKRLSYADFGNEDFDDDDFDFTPAAKPARATPAAEKPAGRPSPRQPERDSRDRGAPRKQPVARTGGDQVRSGRGRDERPSSDRSRDDRGSDDRAPRDRKPAEAREPRERERTGERERGSSPRREEPRAQQPRREAAPAPRVDSERPPRDKQPPRPVEPKGVEPKAAETKMPAAKSAASKPAAKAERFATPAADASQPSFASLGLSKSMLASLEEAGYQYPTQIQAGLIPLALEGVDVVGQARTGTGKTASFAIPILEQMYVGPDARHPQALVLVPTRELAVQVRDEFAKLSFGRPITSVAVYGGKPIRSQIDKLKAGVHVVVGTPGRVLDHLARGTIQMDELEIVVLDEADRMLDIGFRPDIEKILRRCPKDRQTLLLSATVPPPIAKLAERYMVEPTTLNFSPKELAVETIEQFYYTVDPQRKFDLLQRLIEREKPRQAIVFCRTKRGTEKIFQRLSKKLPGVGCMHGDMNQGGRDRVMRGFRDGTISYLIATDVVGRGIDVSAVSHIINFDIPAFSDDYVHRVGRTGRMGREGVAYTFVAPDEGPELTRIEQRINIQLKRGEMENFEMVSAPMPLNRAIDSETGEAIDVPAPPPLPTNLMRRPPKRYRRGV, via the coding sequence ATGAAAGAAGATTCTCCCCAACGTCGTCCTGCCGAGAAGTCCCGCCGCTCGGAACAGCCCACTTCGGACCAGCCAAACACGCGCCGCGCGGGCAGCGAATCGCGTGAACGCCCTCGTGCTGAAAGGCCAAGTGGCGAGCGGCCAGTGCGCGATCGAGAGAACGCGGCCCCGCGCGAGCCGCGTCCAGCACGCGCTCCTGCCAGCGAAGATCGCCAGCGTCCAGCGCGTGTTGAACAGGATCGCGGTGCGAGTCGCGACTCCGGTCGACAAGGTGGCGGCAATCCCAGATCAAACACGCGCCCCAATGAGCGCCGCCCAGCGGGACCAGCACCAACGCAGAGCGAACCACCTCGTAGTGAATCGCGGCCGGCAACCGCTCCCAAGCGACTTTCGTATGCCGATTTTGGCAACGAGGATTTCGACGACGACGACTTCGACTTTACTCCCGCAGCTAAGCCAGCCCGAGCAACTCCCGCAGCAGAAAAGCCCGCTGGCCGGCCGAGTCCGCGTCAGCCCGAGCGTGACTCACGCGACCGTGGTGCGCCGAGGAAACAGCCTGTCGCACGCACCGGCGGCGATCAAGTTCGCAGCGGGCGGGGCAGAGATGAACGTCCCAGTTCTGACCGCAGTCGAGATGACCGAGGAAGCGACGATCGCGCGCCTCGCGATCGCAAGCCCGCGGAAGCACGTGAGCCCCGCGAGCGGGAACGAACCGGTGAGCGTGAGCGTGGTAGCTCGCCGCGTCGTGAGGAACCTCGTGCCCAACAGCCGCGCCGCGAAGCTGCTCCTGCGCCGCGAGTTGACTCGGAGCGCCCGCCACGCGACAAACAGCCTCCTCGACCAGTTGAACCAAAAGGCGTCGAACCAAAGGCCGCTGAAACAAAGATGCCAGCAGCAAAGTCGGCAGCTTCCAAGCCAGCGGCCAAAGCAGAACGCTTTGCCACACCAGCTGCGGACGCATCGCAACCTTCGTTTGCCAGCTTGGGGTTGAGCAAGTCGATGCTCGCCTCGCTAGAAGAAGCTGGTTATCAGTATCCAACGCAGATTCAAGCCGGCCTGATTCCGCTCGCGCTCGAAGGGGTCGATGTCGTAGGTCAAGCTCGTACTGGCACCGGCAAAACGGCTTCGTTCGCGATTCCGATTCTCGAGCAAATGTATGTCGGCCCCGATGCCCGCCATCCGCAAGCGCTTGTGCTCGTGCCAACTCGCGAACTTGCCGTGCAGGTCCGCGATGAATTCGCCAAGTTGTCTTTTGGCCGGCCAATCACCAGCGTGGCCGTTTATGGCGGCAAGCCGATTCGCTCTCAGATCGACAAGTTGAAAGCAGGTGTCCACGTAGTGGTTGGTACACCCGGTCGCGTGCTCGATCACCTGGCCCGCGGCACCATTCAAATGGACGAACTTGAAATCGTCGTCCTGGACGAAGCGGACCGAATGCTCGATATCGGTTTTCGCCCCGATATCGAAAAGATCCTGCGCCGTTGCCCGAAAGACCGGCAAACGCTGCTGCTCAGTGCGACCGTTCCCCCGCCGATCGCCAAGTTGGCCGAGCGGTATATGGTCGAACCGACGACGCTCAATTTCTCGCCCAAGGAACTCGCGGTCGAAACGATCGAGCAATTCTATTACACGGTTGATCCGCAGCGCAAATTCGATCTGCTCCAACGCTTGATCGAGCGCGAAAAGCCGCGGCAAGCCATCGTCTTCTGTCGTACCAAGCGTGGTACCGAAAAGATCTTCCAACGTTTGAGCAAGAAGTTGCCGGGCGTAGGTTGCATGCACGGCGACATGAATCAAGGCGGTCGCGACCGTGTGATGCGTGGCTTTCGTGACGGCACCATCTCGTACCTAATTGCCACCGACGTTGTCGGCCGCGGTATCGATGTGTCCGCTGTTTCGCACATTATCAATTTCGATATCCCCGCCTTCAGCGACGACTACGTGCATCGCGTCGGCCGCACGGGTCGCATGGGGCGCGAAGGAGTGGCGTATACGTTCGTCGCTCCCGATGAAGGGCCGGAACTGACGCGCATCGAGCAGCGGATTAACATCCAGCTCAAGCGTGGCGAGATGGAGAACTTCGAAATGGTCAGCGCGCCGATGCCGCTGAACCGCGCGATCGATAGCGAGACAGGCGAAGCCATCGATGTGCCTGCACCACCGCCGCTCCCGACGAATCTGATGCGTCGTCCACCCAAGCGTTATCGCCGCGGCGTGTGA
- a CDS encoding DUF1549 domain-containing protein produces MPRPYLFGSSLLAASLLWFVNSAIGADTPQPSLHERIDRLMEQGSVGPSAPICSDADFVRRVWLDVAGMVPPADEVRAFLADTTTDKRAKLIDRLLASPQFNRHMTLVLDATINERRADKGVTTPDWQIYLYKSLTEQKPLDQLLREVIISDGVDANLRPAAKFMLDRDCEPNVVTRDLGRLVFGMDLQCAQCHDHPLVDDYLQADYYGLYAFVMRSTVFPDPKNKQIRQIAEAAEGEANFKSVFTGNSGEKVQPRLPKGLGTFEPVVKKGYEYVVKPSKEARAVPKYSRRQQLAGAFEKSIHFRRNLANRLWAQVMGRGLVHPVDNHHPANPPAHPQVLTLLSDELPALKYDLRNVLRELLLTNTYQRSCEITAPANSDLATIEQQLSQFANQRTELVSAKEQKKAVWNESLAKLEEARAKLTEAAKTLNPLKAAVAAAQAEVAKAKAAVTVAQADAEKKKTHAVAVNTAAAKAKEAADLLKDDKVLVEAAAKIAERAKAVTALEAAAAKKTTSLTAALEPLQKKEQEAQAAVDKELATLPTPAQITELETAERNANAVFNDAQYAVADLETRESLTKLLQQYAELQVSDVAAAARLWNQLVEELANRGQIALLKPLTAEQFALSTMQAAGLISVQQQAAEAAVTKSAPEEWKKASDADKPVVMKKLSEPKVFENVRGQLAEFVRLYGGLPGQDFQATVNQALFFGNGSILDTWLKPTPGNLVARAQEKKEPAEVADELYHALFARPATADETTAISDYLKERKEDRPVALAELTWALLASSEFRFNH; encoded by the coding sequence ATGCCTCGCCCGTATCTGTTTGGAAGCAGCCTGTTGGCTGCGAGCCTGTTATGGTTCGTAAACTCAGCCATAGGTGCGGATACTCCGCAGCCCAGTCTGCATGAGCGGATCGATCGGTTAATGGAGCAAGGCTCCGTGGGGCCGAGCGCACCGATTTGCAGCGATGCCGACTTTGTCCGCCGCGTCTGGCTCGATGTGGCCGGCATGGTTCCGCCAGCCGATGAAGTTCGGGCATTTCTGGCCGATACGACCACCGACAAACGTGCGAAGCTCATCGACCGGCTGCTAGCGAGCCCGCAGTTCAACCGTCATATGACGCTGGTGCTCGATGCCACGATCAACGAGCGCCGGGCCGATAAAGGCGTAACAACTCCCGACTGGCAGATTTACCTCTATAAGTCGCTGACCGAGCAAAAGCCGCTCGACCAACTGCTGCGAGAAGTGATTATTTCTGACGGCGTCGACGCCAACCTGCGTCCCGCGGCCAAGTTCATGCTCGACCGCGATTGCGAGCCCAATGTCGTTACGCGCGATCTTGGCCGCTTGGTGTTCGGCATGGACCTGCAATGTGCCCAGTGCCACGATCATCCCTTGGTCGACGACTATCTGCAGGCCGATTATTACGGGCTGTATGCCTTCGTAATGCGCAGCACGGTGTTTCCCGACCCCAAAAACAAGCAAATCCGGCAAATCGCCGAAGCTGCCGAGGGCGAAGCAAATTTCAAATCGGTCTTCACCGGCAACTCGGGCGAGAAGGTTCAGCCGCGCTTGCCGAAAGGATTGGGGACGTTTGAACCTGTCGTGAAAAAAGGTTATGAGTACGTCGTCAAACCATCTAAAGAAGCGCGAGCTGTTCCCAAATACAGCCGTCGGCAGCAGTTGGCTGGGGCATTTGAAAAGAGCATTCACTTTCGCCGCAATCTGGCGAATCGCCTGTGGGCCCAAGTGATGGGACGGGGCCTGGTCCATCCAGTCGACAATCATCACCCGGCCAATCCACCCGCTCACCCGCAAGTTCTCACTTTGCTGTCCGATGAACTCCCGGCCCTCAAATACGACCTGCGCAATGTGCTCCGCGAACTACTCCTGACGAACACCTATCAGCGTAGCTGCGAAATCACCGCCCCCGCGAACAGCGACCTGGCTACTATCGAGCAGCAGTTGAGTCAGTTTGCCAATCAGAGGACTGAGTTGGTCAGCGCGAAGGAACAAAAGAAAGCAGTCTGGAATGAATCGCTCGCCAAACTGGAAGAGGCCCGGGCCAAATTGACCGAGGCTGCCAAAACGCTCAATCCCTTGAAGGCCGCAGTTGCCGCCGCGCAAGCTGAAGTTGCTAAAGCTAAGGCCGCCGTCACCGTCGCCCAAGCGGATGCAGAGAAGAAAAAAACACATGCCGTCGCAGTAAACACTGCTGCTGCCAAAGCCAAAGAGGCTGCGGACTTGCTGAAGGACGATAAAGTGTTAGTTGAGGCCGCTGCCAAGATTGCCGAACGAGCGAAAGCCGTGACAGCCCTGGAAGCCGCAGCGGCGAAGAAAACAACCAGCCTGACTGCGGCCTTGGAACCTCTACAGAAGAAAGAGCAAGAAGCTCAAGCGGCCGTTGATAAGGAGTTGGCCACGTTGCCAACACCGGCCCAAATCACCGAACTCGAAACCGCGGAACGCAACGCCAACGCCGTCTTTAACGACGCGCAGTACGCTGTGGCAGATCTCGAAACTCGAGAGTCGCTGACGAAACTCCTGCAGCAATATGCTGAGTTGCAAGTGTCCGACGTCGCCGCCGCTGCTCGGCTTTGGAATCAACTGGTCGAAGAACTGGCCAATCGTGGCCAAATCGCCCTCCTCAAACCTCTCACGGCCGAGCAGTTCGCACTTAGTACCATGCAAGCGGCCGGACTGATCTCCGTCCAGCAGCAGGCTGCCGAAGCGGCCGTTACCAAGTCGGCACCGGAGGAATGGAAAAAGGCTAGCGACGCCGACAAGCCAGTGGTAATGAAAAAACTGAGCGAGCCCAAAGTCTTCGAGAATGTTCGTGGCCAGTTAGCGGAATTCGTTCGCTTGTATGGCGGCTTGCCGGGACAGGATTTTCAGGCCACCGTGAATCAGGCCCTGTTCTTTGGCAACGGCAGCATCCTCGATACCTGGCTTAAGCCCACGCCAGGCAATCTAGTCGCGCGAGCGCAAGAAAAGAAGGAGCCCGCGGAAGTGGCTGACGAACTCTATCATGCTCTGTTTGCTCGTCCAGCGACCGCTGATGAAACAACTGCAATCAGCGATTACCTGAAGGAGCGGAAGGAAGATCGGCCCGTCGCGCTGGCCGAGCTCACCTGGGCCTTGCTGGCCAGCAGTGAATTCAGGTTTAACCACTAA
- a CDS encoding sulfatase family protein — translation MSRFFMFAVLLCLFHLNVVGSALADKPAQARPNILVLMADNWAWPHASAYGDGVVKTPTFDALAREGTLFTRAYCSVPSCSPARAVFLTGQAAHRLEDAASLHSQFPARLKVFPQLLADSGYATGFSGKGWGPGNWSATGLTHNPAGQPYDDLGAFLQAVPKDKPFCFWLSSKDPHVPWTEGRDFLPALDRSRVTVPPVFPDHPAVREDLLHYYCEVQNFDRTCGQAIELLKQRGVFENTIIVMLGDNGWQMPRGLAHMYDLSTHVPLVIRSPTHLSNAAKCEAFVNFEDLAPTLLELVGLPVPAEMTGLSLRPILAGEPVEGRDEVFLERERHANVRAGDVGYPCRAIRTKDFLYIRNLRPDRWPAGDPELHFSVGPFGDVDNSPTKELILSHREEPAMAPFYRMIFAKRPAEELYDLNADPGETMNVADRTEFATVKRELHARLEKWRQTTGDPRSTRDDDRWDRFPYYGNRAKAAVAK, via the coding sequence ATGTCGCGATTCTTCATGTTTGCAGTGCTACTGTGTCTATTCCATTTGAATGTCGTCGGTTCGGCGCTGGCAGATAAACCAGCACAGGCCCGCCCCAATATTCTGGTGCTGATGGCCGACAATTGGGCCTGGCCGCATGCCAGTGCCTATGGCGATGGAGTGGTGAAGACGCCAACTTTCGATGCCCTGGCTCGCGAAGGCACGCTCTTCACCCGGGCCTATTGTTCGGTTCCCTCTTGTTCGCCAGCACGAGCAGTGTTTCTCACCGGGCAGGCGGCCCATCGACTGGAAGATGCCGCCAGCTTGCATAGCCAATTTCCTGCCCGGCTCAAGGTCTTTCCGCAACTACTCGCTGACAGTGGCTATGCCACGGGCTTTTCCGGCAAAGGCTGGGGCCCCGGCAATTGGTCGGCAACTGGCTTAACGCACAATCCCGCAGGGCAGCCTTACGATGACTTAGGGGCGTTCTTGCAAGCCGTGCCCAAGGACAAACCGTTTTGCTTTTGGCTGAGCAGCAAAGATCCGCACGTCCCTTGGACCGAAGGGCGCGATTTTTTGCCGGCCCTCGACCGGTCGCGGGTCACTGTGCCGCCGGTATTTCCGGATCATCCCGCGGTGCGAGAGGATTTGTTGCACTACTACTGCGAGGTGCAGAACTTTGATCGCACTTGTGGCCAGGCGATCGAATTGCTGAAACAGCGAGGCGTCTTCGAGAATACGATCATCGTGATGCTCGGCGACAACGGATGGCAGATGCCACGTGGACTGGCTCACATGTACGACTTGAGCACACACGTGCCGCTGGTCATCCGCTCACCGACGCACCTGAGTAACGCGGCAAAGTGCGAAGCGTTCGTCAACTTCGAAGATTTGGCACCCACACTGCTGGAACTGGTCGGTCTGCCAGTCCCGGCCGAAATGACGGGCCTCAGTTTGCGACCAATCCTAGCTGGTGAACCCGTCGAAGGTCGCGACGAGGTGTTTTTGGAACGAGAGCGGCATGCAAACGTTCGCGCAGGCGATGTGGGCTATCCGTGCCGGGCCATTCGCACGAAGGATTTTCTCTACATCCGCAATCTGCGACCTGATCGCTGGCCAGCGGGCGATCCCGAGTTGCACTTTTCGGTGGGGCCGTTTGGCGATGTCGACAATTCTCCGACGAAGGAACTAATCTTGTCCCATCGCGAAGAACCCGCGATGGCACCGTTCTATCGAATGATTTTCGCCAAGCGACCTGCGGAAGAACTGTACGACTTGAATGCGGATCCCGGCGAGACGATGAATGTGGCTGACCGAACCGAGTTTGCCACTGTGAAGCGAGAATTGCACGCTCGCCTGGAAAAATGGCGGCAGACTACCGGTGACCCGCGCTCGACTCGCGATGACGACCGTTGGGATCGTTTCCCTTACTACGGCAACCGCGCGAAGGCGGCAGTCGCGAAGTAA
- a CDS encoding DNA-directed RNA polymerase subunit alpha C-terminal domain-containing protein: MSRTRIPLSRQEETARQMKERLEMSTAEIGLSVRTTNCLEERGIFTVRDLLNSTPAQLLSIANFGEKTLDEVYKSLEKFGFFRASRTPAYAR; encoded by the coding sequence ATGAGCCGTACCCGCATTCCGCTCAGCCGTCAGGAAGAAACCGCTCGCCAGATGAAAGAACGTCTGGAAATGAGCACCGCCGAAATTGGCCTCTCGGTTCGCACGACGAACTGCCTGGAAGAACGAGGCATCTTCACTGTTCGCGATCTGCTTAACAGCACGCCAGCCCAATTGCTGAGCATCGCCAACTTTGGCGAGAAGACGCTCGACGAAGTTTACAAGTCGCTCGAGAAATTCGGCTTCTTCCGCGCTTCGCGAACTCCAGCCTATGCTCGTTAG